CTCCAATAAGGAACTGCTCACCCCATGATTTATCAACAGGAAAAACATTTCCACATTAAATTTTcctcataaataaatatcaaaaacaaaatttcgtatgaaaagataaatataatcgtacaatttaagaaataaaatcataatataCTTAATTGGCACACATACACCTTTTTCTAGCCGCCTTtatgatttcttttctttgaaaaaataggcaattataaaattagagtaatactaaatataggaactcatcattaaaaagaaagatttttttatatgaattctaaattcatgcattttttataattattatttcttaaaattaattaaataaaaaaattaattttttataattattattttttgtgcagtCTGTTTACAACCAATATGTTTCTCGGACCATTCGATGAAACAATTCAATGATTAAGAAAGATGCTCTAAAACATATATGTCTATGGTTTGCTATCTCATTCATGCATCTGGTAATCTGATTCAtgtttgatactttttttgaccgAATACTTGCGTGTGgattcattttttcttcaatcttttcaaaatttgaacccTTGATCAGTCAATATCGGGTTGGGGGGGATGTGTTTTCAAAGACTTTCATGATCGGgagtcattaattaattaatggttgAAAATAGTTATAGGTCAGATGCTATAATTTCTAGTATTCTACAACTCTTTGCAGTctctgtttgtgtgtgtgtgtgtgtgtgtgagagagagagagagagagagagagagagagagagagagagatcaaattGAATTGGAAGAAACCCCATTCTTTGCTTGCAAAATGCAATTTCTACAACTCAAAGTCCATAAAATCTGGGGAAAATAGGAGATGCATGTCGATGACTGGGAGTTGAGGCAAAGATGTGGTGTTAAGGACGTGTCAGACTTCCCCACTACAATTGTTCAACCACGTACTGTTAAGAGGCTCCAGTGTGATCCACCTAGAAAAGCTTCGATGCTTAAGTCAACAAATGCAACTAAAGAATTCAGAAATCAAGAAGAGAGTTTGATCCCTTACTATCAAGGTTTATTCAGAATTTATCGATGCAGATCATCACTCAATACCTTAAATGATCAACTGCATGAGGTCTCTATCTTTCTGTGAAAGATAGCATGGTGTATGTATAATTTTGATTCACTTTGGACTCATTTATTCCCTTCGATCAGCCAAGGACCTCTTATATGGGCTTTTCCTACTTTGGGCTTTTATAATAGAATGAGCTCTTGGTTTAAATAGGCCCTGCATGTGGAATTAGATTTGAAGGGAGGGTCTGATCGGACCACAGATAGCGCGGTGGCATTGCATTTGGCTTTTCCTTAGCTAGCTCCTGAACACATGGAACTGTGAGAGAGCTCCCAAACCTTGTTTTCTCAGTTCCCATAGCTCTAAGATGGGAAGTGCAAAGGCAATTATAGAGCTTGAATTCTTCCTATTACTAAATGGCCATGGGGGGACCAGTACAGTATTGCTGTCAAAACTTGTTTTATGCTttgaatatgtgtgtgtgtatgctcTATCTGTCTGCCTTACTCTATTATTTTCTGCCTATgactttttttggggggggggggggtggtggtggtTTTGGATTCTACGTGTGGGTAACATGTTTGTCACTTTATTTGGAAAGCCcattaatactatatcattcTATTTCAATGTATACTATAATTTAATGGAGAATCTTACCACAACTTTTTGGCCTCACTCACCGATTTGGAATGAGTTCTTGTCTGATGACTCCAAGGAGGTATTTGATCTATTGCCATCGTGGCCGGCTTTTGTAACTATTTGGTATAGGTTGCCTTCTTTCATCCTTGACAATGGCAAAGATGTCTTGTAGAGTTCAGTCTCACTCGGTATTCTCGAGCAAGTGCTAACTTTCTTCTTGCTCAATTTTCATGAgctagtatattataatatatattataattgtgataatatattgtgataatatattataattatattaattgttttGGGTTTGGAGATATGCGCCCTCGAGATCTAAGGTTTAAATCCTATTTGGTGTCAATAATTTCTAAGAACCATTGAGCTGGATGATTGTTTCTCTTGAATTACTTGAAGTGCATTTGTAGAAAACTTCTTGTGAGGGCCTATGCAATACTCGGAATTAGTTGGGCCGCTATTTTTGGACacttggtgccaataaaaaaaagttcgGGCATGGACTTGCACAAAAAACTAGGGTAATTAAAAAGGAATTAATTGGCAATGGTGATGACTTTCATCATTGAGAAAACCAACTAACATCGGAGATTTCTTTCAAGTCTTattagttactttcaaaatacaTGTGAATCAGGTTTTACCATTTTCTTATTTGAGAAatgatgttttttattttatattttgtcataattaaataaattttgaaggGTATTCATTTTTAGATGATTGATACATGAAATCATTTAAATTGTGCCACATCCATTAATGCGATTGGGGACCATATGATTTAGAATAAAGGATATAACATTTGatcaatttaatttgtttttaggaAACAAATGGTTGTAATTTACTGAGTCATAGTAGAATATCCTAAAAATTATGGACATAGATCTAATATATACTACAGTAGAATTACAAGTTTCTGTTGGTCCCACTTTGGCAAAAACAAAGTAATGATATATCATGAAAGATTTCGTTTATTTAAATGTGTGGGCAAGCTAAACTTCAGTACTTGATAAGAGCCATTGGcaattatttcttttagtgactTAGGTTTTTAATAAAGCAAGCAAGCTCAAAAGGCTAGTTCTATGATAAAGAGCTTGCATTTTCCACCCTCATTTCTGGATCCTCATAGCATCAAGGTATGACTTCCCATCGAGTTTCCGTGAGAAAAGACCCTTCAAGTAGTCTGCAAGTCTTATTCTTTTGAATAATGCCGGTGACTCTGAATTCAAAAGGCCTGGCATCGGACCAAAATCTCCTTCCAGCCTTGGGCTTAAAAATGTGGCTATCGACAGCCTCTCCTTTTCTGAGTTCACAGTCGCACGATGCTCGATGCTACGGTAGATACCATTCGTCATAATCTGCCAAACCATTCATGCATGGGAATTAACCGACTGAGAACTAGAAAGATATGGATACACTAACTGATgaattttattgtaatatttaaTAGATAGTTTTTAGCGATAACATTTTATGATATGGGATTCATATATTTTGTCAGTCTCTTTTGGAATCATAAGAAATGTTTGTGTGTAATGTAAAAGAACTTAAGGGTACGTAATACAAGTCTCCAAAATTTACCTCCAAAATGTCTCCAATGTTGACTATAAAAGCATTAGGAAGGGGTTTGACAGGGATCCACATTCCATCTTTTCTAACCTGGAGACCTTCCATTTCATTGACTTGGAGGAGGATTGTCAGGCCTACAGCATCGGAGTGAGCGTTTAAGCCAATGGCAAGCTCTGGTTGTGGACATGGAGGATAGTAGTTCATCCTCATTGACTGCATCCCTTTTTCAAATATGCACCTCATGTCACTACTTTCCATTCTCAGAGCTTTTGCCATTTGATCTAGGATTTTCATGGCCAAATCTTTCAGCTCTGTTGAGTATGCTTCTAAGTTATCTCTGCAATTAGATTCCATAGTGATGAAAAATATTGGTATTTTAACTTTGGTATAACTATAATTATGGGTCTTACAAAACtctttttaacaataaaaataatatagacATAACTATTTTCAAACTCTAATACAATTCTTCGATAAATTACTATTATCGTTTGaactcatttgatttttttttttttttaagtgctcGAATTGAAAATAACAATTTACTAAAAATTGTGTAAAAGTGATAAATTACTTGAGTTTgtgtctttgtttttttttttttttccagacaATGTACGTGATCCCTAAGATTGCATATAGGATTTCTATTTTGAAAATCATGCAAGCATGTGAGTGAAAACAGAGATGGGACCTGAGTGGTAGGGGAAGGCGAGGCAACAAGTGGGGCTTCCTCAAATAGGTGGGAAGGGTGAAAATGCCGAACCTGTCACCCCAGTCCAGCTTTTGCTCCTCCGAAACAACAGGGCCCTGTCCAAAGCCCTCGACCTCTCCTTCTCCTTGCCAatacttctttttctcttccataTCCATATTAAATAGTTCTTGAATGCCAGATTTCACCTTCTCCAATAATGAACTGCTCACTCCATGATTTATTAACTGCAAAAACATTTCCACATTAAATTTTCCTCATAATTaaatatcaaaaacaaaatttcgTACGATTTGTTCTGCTAGGAAACTCCAATATCCCCACATATAGAAAAATTTGTTCACACATTCACCCTCAGCCCTCGGGCCCTACCCAGAAGGAAAGACAAATGGATAGAGGTCCCCATGTCTGTCTCTCGCACTTAACTTTGACTTTTGCTTTGATTATTCAACTTCGTCTTCTTCAATCAATTTTTACTGGTATTTGTCttttttgtttaaagaaaaaatttccaGATCTTCTTTAATTCATTATCTTTTCCAGATCATAAGTTCAACGCTTGTTTACAACCAATATGTTTCTAGGATCATTCGATGAAATTTTGACAACTCAATTATTAAGAAAGATgctctaaaacatatataactaCGGTTTGATATCTTATTCATGCATCTGGTAATCTCATTCTTGTGTTTGGATTCGTGTTTTCTTCAATCTTTCCAAACTTTGAACCCTTACAGATTATCAGATGCTATAATTTCTAcaactgtgtgtgtgtgtgagagagagagaaagacatAAAACTGACCTGGAAGAAACCCCATTCTTTACTTGCTAAATGCAATTTCTGCAACTCAGAGTCCATAAAATCTGGGGAAAATAGGAGATGCATGTCGATGACTGGGAGTTGTGGAAAAGATGTGGAGTTGGATATGAAGGGAGGGTCTTGATCGGGCCGCAGATAGCGCGGTGGCATTGCGTTTGGCGTGTCCTTTGCCAGCTCCTGAACACAGGGTACTGGGAGAGAGCTCCCAAATCTCGTTTTCTCAGCTTCCATAGCTCTGAGATGGGAAGTCCAAAGCCAATTACAGAGCTTGAATTTTACCTATTACAAAATGGGCATGGGGGGCACCAGTACTGTATTGCTGTCGAAACTTGTTTTTTTATGCTTTGAGTATCGTGAGTGTGTATGCTCTATTTGTCTGCCTTACAGTTACTCTATTATTTTCTGCCTATGacttctttattttggatttttggATTTTACCTTGAGAACAGAGCAATAAAACCAAAGAGAGACGCTCTCTACATattcttcattttatatattttattgtctTCATGTACAAAGGGTCTTACACTTCCTATATAGGCACAAGTGCAGTGAGTGCGCAGAAGATAAAAGGGAATAAATAATAGAAGTTGGTTACGATAGAAAGAGAATATTGAGGCTCCTAGAGCTGTAGAGAGAGATGCTGAGATGGATTTTCCAGCTtagatttatttgagtgtgtaTTTTCTTGAGTAAGGTTGATAGTAACTAGATATGCCCCCTCGAGTCTACTAGGGTATCAATCATAGTAAGGCTCGATCTTAGAGTGTGGAATCGATAAGAAACTAATGGCTTAGTGAACACATTTGCAAGTTAACTTTTGATGTTGCAGAATTGAACTTGAAGGGTCTTTGTTGCCACTCTATCTTTGACAAAATGGAAGCCCACATCCATATGCTTGGCTCTTGAGTGATAGACAGGATTTGAAATCAAGTATGTTGCTTCGAGGTTATCACATCATAGAACAGGTGACTGAAAAAGTGAGAATCCAAAGTCCTTGATCAAGGTTTGTAACCATATGAGTTCTGCTGTTATGTTGGCTAAGAACTTGTATTCAGCCTCAATGCTTGAACGAACAACAGTATGTTGCTTGCAGGAGCTCCAAGAGATCAAGTGATTGcccaaaaatatacaaaatcatCTTGTAGACCTCCTATCATCAGGGCATTCAGCCCAGTTTGCATCTAAGTATACATGAAGTGTAAAACCAGATTTTTTGTTGGAGAAAAATAAGCCATGATTAATGGTGGATTTGAGGTATCGAAGGATTCTTTTTACTGCGATCCAATGAGTGCTTTTTGTTTCATGCATGAATTGATAGACTTTGTtgatagcaaaaaaaaaaaaaacatcaggTTGTGTTAATGATAGGTACTAAAGGCTTCCAACAATGCTTCTAAATAGagtaatattctcaaaagaaggtGAATCAAATTTAGAAAGTTTAGTTGAGGCAgatatggaagaggagattGGATTAGCACCAAGCATATTAGTTTTCTTTAACAAATCAGAGATGTATTTCCTTTGGGAAATGAGTAAACGATCACTAAGATAGTCAAGCTCTAAGCCAAGGAAATAAGACAATGAAATCAGTGACAGGAAATGCATGACTCAAGGAAGCAAGCAAATGATCAACAACAAAGTTAGAGGATGATGTAATTATCATATCGTAGAAatataccaaaataaaaatatagagatCACTTTTATGCAAAATAAACAATGATGGGTCACCCTTAGAAGCCACAAAACCACAGTCATAGAGCCAGGAGCTTAACTCCAAGAACCAAGCTCTCGGAGCTTGCTTAAGACCATAAATGACCTTATTTATTTTGCACACAAAATTAGGCTGCACAAGATCAATGAATCCTTGCGGTTATTACATGAACACGGTCTCAATGAGAGTTCCATGAAGAAAGGCATTCTGTATGTTGATTTGCCTAAGATTCCAACCTCTAGATACAACAAGAGATAAAACTAAATGAATGGTGCAAGGTTTTACCACAGGGCTGAAAGTCTTGGCATAGTCAATATCGTATTGTTGGTGGAAGCCATTAGCATCAAGCCATGCTTTCCTCCTTTCAATGGAGCCATCAGGACTTAGCTTAGTCCGAAATACCCACCTGCAACCAACGATATTAGAAATAGAGAAAGGAAGTACAAGGGtcgagtctttttttttttttttttttttttttttttttttttccgaggGCTTCGAAATCTTTGGTCATGGCTGATTGCCATTCAAGAAACTTTGAGGCAACAACGAAGGATGTGGGTTCATCAGGAATGGATGCAGTGGAGAGATGGCAGTGGCGAGTTGGATATGGAACAATATCGTCAATGGTGATATGCGAACGAAAAGAATTGGTTTGAGATTGGGTAATGATGGGAGAGCAATGGGGGATTAACAGAGGGAGATTTTGAGGAGTTAAAGGTTGTGGGTCATTggaaggaattgaggtggaagGAGATCTAGGGTTTTGTTCAAAGGAATTTGGGAAAGCGATCAGGGTGtttgagaagaagatgaagtagaTGTGGGCTCATTGGGTGTATTAAGGGTGGGTTGAGAAGGAGAGGTAGTTGTGGGCCTAGAATTTTGTGTGGGCTGAGGGACATGGGAATTAGAACATGGAAGGGAAGATGAAGGAGGGGAAGTGGGAACAGGGCTCAGAATGGAATGTTGAAAAACAAGGAGTGGAATAGTTTGGGGCTGGGGCTGGGCGTCAGAATTAGATGTTTtgaacttttgaaaaaaaaaaaaaaactggtttCATTGAAAATAACATCTCGGGAAATATAAAGACAGTTGGAATGTTGATCAAGACATTTGTACCCTTTATGAGATGGACTATACCTAAGAAAAAGACATAAGGTGGAGCAAAAATTTAGTTTATGACAATTGATGTAACTTAGGCCAACATTCACAaccaaaaacatttaaaaaggAATAATCAGGAGGTTTGTGGTAAACCATAAGGTAAGGTGAACAATTTTGCAAAATTGGTGTGGGGAGTAAATTAATGAGATAAGTAGCTATCTCAAAAGAATCATCCCAAAAAGATAAAGGGAGAGATGTTTGAGCTAAAAGCGTGAGACTAGTTTCGAAGATATATCGGTGTTTTTGTTCAACAAGTCCATTTTGTTGGTGTGCGGACAAGAAAATCGATGTGTGATGCCAAGGGTTTTGCATAGATTTGTGAGAGGGCAAAATTTTCCCCTGCATCCATTTGAATGGAAATGATCTTGAAATCAAAAAATAGTTcagcaaaacaaataaaagaggaaaagaTAGTAAAAAcatcagatttatttttaagacaAAAGAACCACATAAAGCGTGTAAAAGAGTCTACTATGGATAGATAATACTTGAAGCCATTTCTAGAAACAAAAGGGGTCAGGCCCCATACATCAGCCCATAATATGTCTAAAGGCTTAATAGATTTAGTGGAGCCCAACTTAAAAGGCAACTATGGGCCTTAGCTAAGGGACATTGTGAACAAACAAATGAAGGATTGGGGAAATATGGCAAGCATGTGGTATGCAGGATTCAGGCAACAATTTCAAGGGATGAGTGACGAAGCCTTTGATGCCTATAGTCTAGAGAAGCTTTTTGCCAATGTGAGTTGATGGAGATGCATATTCAAGAAATGATGGAAATTGATAGAGACCATTACGAGTTTAACCACTGATGAGGAGCTTCCTAGTTTGATTGTCCTTCACCGAAAAGTGAGTTGCATGGAATTCAGAAAAGCAAGAACTTTCAACACAAAATtggaaaacaaaaaccaaatttttttgttatagaaGGCACATGAAGAAGATTA
This sequence is a window from Carya illinoinensis cultivar Pawnee chromosome 9, C.illinoinensisPawnee_v1, whole genome shotgun sequence. Protein-coding genes within it:
- the LOC122276268 gene encoding protein SRG1-like isoform X2, yielding MEAEKTRFGSSLPVPCVQELAKDTPNAMPPRYLRPDQDPPFISNSTSFPQLPVIDMHLLFSPDFMDSELQKLHLASKEWGFFQLINHGVSSSLLEKVKSGIQELFNMDMEEKKKYWQGEGEVEGFGQGPVVSEEQKLDWGDRDNLEAYSTELKDLAMKILDQMAKALRMESSDMRCIFEKGMQSMRMNYYPPCPQPELAIGLNAHSDAVGLTILLQVNEMEGLQVRKDGMWIPVKPLPNAFIVNIGDILEIMTNGIYRSIEHRATVNSEKERLSIATFLSPRLEGDFGPMPGLLNSESPALFKRIRLADYLKGLFSRKLDGKSYLDAMRIQK
- the LOC122276268 gene encoding protein SRG1-like isoform X1 is translated as MEAEKTRFGSSLPVPCVQELAKDTPNAMPPRYLRPDQDPPFISNSTSFPQLPVIDMHLLFSPDFMDSELQKLHLASKEWGFFQLINHGVSSSLLEKVKSGIQELFNMDMEEKKKYWQGEGEVEGFGQGPVVSEEQKLDWGDRFGIFTLPTYLRKPHLLPRLPLPLRDNLEAYSTELKDLAMKILDQMAKALRMESSDMRCIFEKGMQSMRMNYYPPCPQPELAIGLNAHSDAVGLTILLQVNEMEGLQVRKDGMWIPVKPLPNAFIVNIGDILEIMTNGIYRSIEHRATVNSEKERLSIATFLSPRLEGDFGPMPGLLNSESPALFKRIRLADYLKGLFSRKLDGKSYLDAMRIQK